One genomic segment of Odocoileus virginianus isolate 20LAN1187 ecotype Illinois chromosome 17, Ovbor_1.2, whole genome shotgun sequence includes these proteins:
- the HSF5 gene encoding heat shock factor protein 5 — translation MEEALLSTPINPNNFPAKLWRLVNSPRYRSIRWDGRGEGLLIDQPLFEAELLSPPGAGAGGGGGGGGAGGGGGGVAGVGGAGAEPELFKTTNFTSFIRQLNLYGFRKVVLGGPGAAGPGPGPGGGGPAGDGPLHHFHSPHFRRDQPQLLVHLKRLTSANKAKLAAGLEVPCRPPNRFQRLLITSASASASTSPLQHQEPPPPSGPRPEPQGPVAVGQFHRSFRRDSLSPYSYVSTSSHNHSTFPLKGLDRTPLPPRTWPNSLGMHPGQVETSPTFSDKGVPFPVLQRFPTEVTYTLQPSATSVHVQQGPQTMVSSSQKYSTYTPSAQYSQAYYPTAVLQCCSPSTHMDALSSCVSPTASSYAHCNYFQNPPMQSSYPVEFLPSNWPCSATDENKKTEVNLEAVFQIVDELHSSPKLEMVKVEPVENQCSTSQSNRGQHILANSNNSNPSSTSQASQLEPLTPVGSDITSFVVGTEQAITCSLPQSPEYIYTIHPAQPVENTTMQESAINQQAHVKLKEQLSHNPSPPSVVFVQEGLPFSTQQVDASIKCQTNPPENILPSEQMGFLISEMGPASKPNKDMGLSTPARYRERRSNSQQGKSPDLHLLVDVACKQEHFPKEEELRE, via the exons ATGGAGGAGGCGCTGCTCTCCACCCCCATCAACCCTAACAACTTCCCCGCCAAGCTGTGGCGGCTGGTGAACAGCCCCCGGTACCGCTCGATCCGCTGGGACGGCCGCGGTGAGGGGCTGCTCATCGACCAGCCGCTCTTCGAGGCCGAGCTGCTCAGCCCTcccggggcgggggccgggggcggcggcgggggcggcggggccgggggcggcggcggTGGGGTCGCCGGCGTCGGGGGCGCCGGGGCCGAGCCCGAGCTCTTCAAAACCACCAACTTCACCAGCTTCATCCGCCAGCTCAACCTCTACGGCTTCCGCAAGGTGGTGCTGGGCGGGCCGGGCGCGGCGGGGcccgggccggggccggggggcGGCGGGCCGGCGGGCGACGGGCCGCTCCACCACTTCCACAGCCCGCACTTCCGCCGCGACCAGCCGCAGCTGCTCGTGCACCTCAAGAGGCTCACCAGCGCCAACAAGGCCAAGCTGGCGGCCGGCCTGGAGGTGCCCTGCCGCCCGCCCAACCGCTTCCAGAGGCTCCTCATCACATCGGCCTCGGCCTCGGCCTCCACCTCCCCGCTGCAGCACCAGGAGCCGCCGCCGCCCTCGGGGCCCCGGCCGGAGCCACAGG GACCAGTGGCTGTAGGACAATTTCACCGGTCGTTCCGGCGAGATAGTCTGTCTCCTTACTCCTACGTATCAACTTCATCCCACAACCACAGTACTTTTCCTCTGAAAGGTTTAGATCGGACCCCGCTCCCTCCTAGAACGTGGCCGAACTCTCTTGGAATGCACCCAGGACAAGTGGAAACGTCTCCCACTTTTTCAGATAAAGGGGTTCCATTTCCTGTACTACAGAGGTTTCCAACTGAGGTCACGTATACCCTGCAGCCCAGTGCCACATCCGTACACGTTCAGCAAGGTCCTCAAACAATGGTCAGCTCCTCCCAAAAGTACAGTACCTACACGCCCTCAGCGCAGTACTCCCAAGCCTACTATCCAACAG CCGTGCTGCAGTGCTGCTCGCCTTCCACGCACATGGACGCGCTCAGTAGCTGTGTCAGCCCCACCGCCTCCTCCTACGCACACTGCAACTACTTTCAG aaTCCTCCAATGCAGTCTTCCTATCCAGTTGAATTTCTGCCTTCTAATTGGCCTTGCAGTGctactgatgaaaataaaaagacagaagtaAACCTAGAGGCTGTTTTTCAGATAGTAGATGAGTTGCATTCCTCCCCTAAATTGGAGATGGTCAAGGTGGAGCCTGTTGAGAATCAGTGCTCAACATCCCAGTCTAATAGAGGCCAACATATCCTAGCTAATTCAAACAACAGCAATCCATCTTCCACAAGTCAGGCTAGCCAGCTGGAGCCACTTACTCCTGTAGGCTCAGATATTACGTCTTTTGTGGTCGGAACAGAACAGGCAATTACCTGCTCTCTACCACAGTCACCTGAGTACATCTATACCATCCACCCAGCTCAGCCTGTTGAAAATACTACAATGCAAGAGTCTGCAATCAACCAGCAAGCTCACGTCAAACTGAAGGAGCAGCTGAGTCATAACCCATCGCCACCTTCAGTAGTGTTTGTGCAGGAGGGGCTGCCATTCAGCACACAGCAG GTGGATGCCAGTATAAAATGCCAGACCAATCCACCTGAGAATATCTTGCCTTCAGAACAAATGGGATTCCTTATTTCCGAAATGGGGCCTGCTAGCAAGCCTAATAAAGACATGGGTTTATCCACTCCAGCCAGATACAGAGAGCGAAGAAGCAACTCACAGCAAGGAAAGTCCCCTG